From a region of the Candidatus Zixiibacteriota bacterium genome:
- a CDS encoding toast rack family protein, giving the protein MTKTAAILSTILICAGLTAARSIETVDRTIEAEGAKKLDITIDFAAGELTIDPEDMSEAAKLHLEYDTRRVDYDIDYKLHGSTGSLYMETERLTKRDIDTEDNLWDLKLSKRYPIEMEMDIGACDAKMELGGLPLVELSLDVGAASGVIEFSDKNPERLRMFSVDAGAASVEINNIGNSGFEEFDFDGGAGSFELDFRGDNYEGLCEVTIDIGLGSCELTLPKGIPVQITSDDDGWFSSIDFHGDDLEEVDDGVWESDDFENARTSIALDLDVGMGSIDIYFK; this is encoded by the coding sequence ATGACTAAAACGGCTGCAATACTCTCGACGATTCTGATTTGCGCCGGCCTGACGGCAGCCCGCTCGATTGAGACTGTAGACCGAACGATAGAGGCTGAAGGCGCTAAAAAGCTGGATATCACTATAGATTTTGCCGCAGGTGAGTTGACCATCGATCCGGAGGACATGTCGGAAGCAGCCAAGCTGCATCTGGAATACGATACCCGTCGGGTGGATTATGACATAGACTATAAACTACACGGTTCGACCGGCTCCCTCTATATGGAAACCGAACGGTTGACCAAGCGTGATATCGACACGGAAGACAATCTCTGGGATCTCAAGCTCTCCAAACGATACCCCATCGAAATGGAAATGGATATCGGCGCCTGCGACGCCAAGATGGAGCTTGGAGGATTACCGCTGGTCGAACTGAGTCTCGATGTCGGCGCTGCCTCCGGAGTTATTGAGTTCAGCGACAAGAATCCGGAACGTTTGAGAATGTTCTCGGTCGACGCCGGTGCGGCCTCGGTAGAAATAAACAATATCGGCAACTCCGGTTTCGAGGAGTTCGATTTTGACGGTGGCGCCGGTTCTTTCGAGTTGGATTTTCGAGGCGACAACTACGAAGGGCTTTGTGAAGTGACTATAGATATCGGTCTCGGTTCCTGCGAGTTGACGCTGCCCAAGGGTATCCCGGTCCAGATCACTTCCGACGATGATGGCTGGTTTTCATCGATCGACTTCCACGGTGATGATCTGGAAGAAGTCGATGACGGTGTATGGGAAAGCGACGATTTCGAAAACGCCCGCACGAGCATTGCTCTCGACCTGGATGTGGGCATGGGATCGATAGATATCTATTTCAAATAA
- a CDS encoding T9SS type A sorting domain-containing protein: MRYKAIGVMILALLTLPGLAMAQFPTFNGVISIDTVVVQAGDHFGVPVRITNNNLEIAGLQIPIQFESSYLTVDSISYVGSLKPTTMSTAEHIDNNSDTLSFVYYPNIDTYPISTITSTSGILATIFFTLSAAAPEGTIGLDSLYTPTSLYWTGVGFSDPDGTMYQPAGFEPGAVIVSLPTAVDDDVVEGLPGEFALSQNYPNPFNPITTIEFSLPRAGHTLLEVYNILGQRVVTLVDANLQAGSHQVEFDGDSQPSGVYFYRITSPEGSQTKKMMLLK, from the coding sequence ATGAGGTACAAAGCTATCGGTGTCATGATCCTGGCCTTGCTGACTCTTCCGGGGTTGGCTATGGCTCAGTTTCCGACTTTCAACGGAGTAATCTCGATCGATACGGTCGTGGTTCAGGCGGGCGATCATTTTGGCGTGCCGGTTCGAATTACCAACAATAACCTGGAAATTGCCGGTTTGCAGATCCCGATTCAGTTCGAAAGTTCCTATTTGACGGTCGATTCGATCTCGTATGTCGGCTCACTCAAACCGACGACGATGTCCACCGCCGAACATATCGACAACAACTCCGACACCCTGTCATTTGTCTACTACCCGAATATCGACACCTACCCTATTTCCACGATCACTTCCACCAGCGGTATCCTGGCTACGATTTTCTTCACCCTGTCGGCCGCTGCTCCCGAAGGAACGATCGGCCTCGATTCGCTTTACACACCCACCAGTCTTTATTGGACCGGCGTTGGTTTTTCCGATCCCGATGGTACTATGTATCAGCCGGCCGGTTTTGAACCAGGTGCGGTTATCGTCAGTCTCCCGACGGCCGTCGATGATGACGTAGTAGAGGGTCTCCCCGGCGAGTTTGCCCTGTCCCAGAACTATCCAAATCCGTTCAATCCGATTACTACGATCGAGTTTTCACTCCCGAGAGCCGGACATACCCTGCTTGAGGTTTACAATATCCTCGGTCAGCGGGTCGTAACGCTGGTTGACGCCAATCTCCAGGCTGGATCACACCAGGTCGAGTTTGACGGCGACAGTCAGCCCAGCGGTGTTTACTTCTATCGAATCACCAGTCCTGAAGGATCACAGACCAAGAAAATGATGCTGCTGAAATAA
- a CDS encoding trypsin-like peptidase domain-containing protein, with protein MKSTLLLLVVLIAVSPTVFGATSLQEQIFMARDKVMPAVVHIQPVVTNYFTGELEKQSVVGSGVIFHPDGYVVTNYHVAGKAERIICTMYDREQVTAEFVGGDPMTDLAVIKLNLEEYHGVVPVAEFGNSDSVQVGQYVLAMGSPLSLSRSVSAGVISTKDRYFSADVRLPTGERTGRYNLWIQTDAAINPGNSGGPLVDLEGRVVGINSRATLFANNIGFAIPVNIVRNVTQALMADGVVTRSWIGLHCQAMQEMEKYFGTDRNSGVLIASVDPGSPADEAFLKAGDVILQMDSVPVSARFVEELPAFYNRIASHKPGDQVLLEVLRGDQKYHFSVTTRQLGELQGDDFEAKGWGFAVKAITRQMALEYQLDDTAGVFVVGVKRMSSADEGGLSRGDVILRINNEIIGNLEQFETLYEEYRANTTPRLLMTVKQGGATRFILVKTEEEEEGEQTNE; from the coding sequence ATGAAATCAACTCTGCTCTTGCTCGTTGTTCTGATAGCAGTTTCCCCTACAGTTTTTGGAGCTACCAGCCTCCAGGAACAGATATTCATGGCTCGCGACAAAGTCATGCCGGCGGTGGTGCATATTCAACCGGTAGTGACCAACTATTTCACCGGTGAGTTGGAAAAGCAGTCGGTGGTCGGTTCCGGAGTAATTTTCCATCCGGATGGCTATGTCGTCACGAACTATCACGTCGCCGGAAAAGCCGAGCGCATTATCTGCACCATGTACGACCGGGAACAGGTAACGGCCGAGTTTGTCGGTGGTGATCCGATGACCGATCTCGCGGTGATCAAACTCAATCTCGAAGAATATCACGGCGTCGTACCGGTGGCCGAATTCGGCAATTCCGATTCCGTTCAGGTTGGTCAATACGTTCTGGCTATGGGTTCGCCGTTGTCGTTGTCGCGTTCGGTCTCGGCCGGAGTTATCTCGACCAAGGATCGTTATTTTTCAGCCGATGTCCGCCTTCCTACCGGCGAAAGAACCGGACGTTACAACCTTTGGATCCAAACCGATGCCGCCATCAATCCCGGCAATTCAGGCGGGCCGCTGGTCGATCTGGAGGGCCGGGTGGTCGGTATCAACTCGCGAGCGACGCTGTTCGCGAACAACATCGGTTTTGCCATTCCGGTCAATATCGTTCGGAACGTAACACAGGCCCTGATGGCCGACGGCGTCGTTACCCGAAGCTGGATCGGTCTACACTGTCAGGCGATGCAAGAGATGGAGAAATACTTCGGCACCGACCGCAACTCCGGCGTGTTGATCGCCTCGGTCGATCCCGGTTCTCCGGCCGATGAGGCTTTTTTGAAGGCCGGCGATGTTATTCTGCAAATGGATTCGGTGCCTGTTTCAGCCCGATTCGTAGAGGAACTCCCGGCGTTTTACAACCGCATCGCCAGCCATAAACCGGGGGATCAGGTCTTACTCGAAGTACTGCGAGGAGATCAGAAGTATCATTTTTCAGTTACGACACGCCAATTGGGCGAGTTGCAGGGAGATGATTTCGAAGCCAAGGGCTGGGGGTTCGCCGTTAAAGCCATCACCCGGCAGATGGCCCTTGAATACCAACTGGATGATACTGCCGGTGTGTTTGTGGTCGGCGTAAAGCGGATGTCCTCCGCTGATGAAGGCGGCCTGAGTCGAGGTGATGTCATCCTCCGAATCAACAACGAGATTATTGGCAATTTGGAGCAGTTCGAGACACTCTATGAAGAATATCGAGCTAATACTACCCCGCGGTTGCTAATGACGGTTAAACAGGGCGGTGCGACAAGATTCATTTTGGTGAAAACCGAAGAAGAGGAGGAGGGAGAACAGACCAATGAATAA
- a CDS encoding polymer-forming cytoskeletal protein translates to MYRTCLAILALGWLSAVTVPAQDSVETFIDTTETFEFLTTDSIFNEIQLNGNNVTAYDTSGRQWHYDFEFEEWYVGPPDRAQTSTIQDGEQHDGDDGPEAVEERCTERREVDLFSKTPVTIAYDEYVDEDIEVFGRVTVKGWAKGDVISHQKRVLVTKTGRVDGDVYAPEVVIQEGGQVLGTILETDSPLEFSDLKVPFSASGLIVAISLSVFILLLSFLMVSLTPRLTMNIHDCINHNRVKTFFLGLFILIMAPVILIITLVGILLLPLLPFAYIAAIVAGAVSFGINFGNYLTHRFGLGERSLVYRALIGVLAVMLLWNIVALLLGSSSSFLHGLGIFGLVLAILISIYPTLTGIGALALTRFGHRPHIGSQPSRYHPAPPPAPPPIPEPPPTSDRNGESNSETSSEQNRIYSQKKATNNKERDND, encoded by the coding sequence ATGTATCGAACTTGCCTGGCCATACTGGCTTTAGGCTGGCTGTCCGCTGTGACAGTACCAGCCCAGGATTCCGTGGAGACTTTTATAGACACCACGGAAACGTTCGAGTTTCTCACCACGGATTCGATCTTCAACGAAATCCAGCTTAACGGCAATAACGTTACCGCCTATGACACCTCCGGTCGCCAATGGCATTACGACTTCGAGTTCGAGGAATGGTATGTTGGCCCTCCCGACCGCGCTCAGACTTCGACAATACAGGATGGCGAGCAACACGATGGCGATGACGGACCGGAAGCGGTCGAGGAACGCTGCACCGAACGACGCGAGGTGGATCTATTCAGTAAAACACCGGTGACAATCGCCTACGACGAATATGTCGATGAAGACATCGAGGTTTTCGGTCGGGTTACCGTTAAGGGTTGGGCCAAAGGGGATGTAATCTCGCACCAAAAGCGGGTACTTGTCACGAAGACCGGCCGGGTTGACGGCGACGTTTACGCCCCTGAGGTAGTAATTCAGGAAGGCGGACAGGTGCTCGGAACGATCCTCGAAACCGACTCCCCGCTTGAATTTTCCGATCTAAAAGTACCGTTTTCGGCCTCCGGCCTTATTGTCGCCATCTCGCTGTCGGTTTTTATCCTCCTGCTCAGTTTCCTCATGGTCTCACTTACCCCGCGTCTGACCATGAATATCCATGACTGCATCAATCACAATCGCGTCAAGACATTCTTCCTGGGGCTATTTATCTTGATCATGGCGCCGGTGATTTTGATCATTACACTGGTCGGAATTCTGCTCTTGCCGTTATTGCCCTTCGCCTACATTGCAGCGATCGTGGCCGGTGCAGTCTCTTTCGGGATCAACTTCGGCAATTATCTTACGCATCGCTTCGGCCTGGGCGAACGTTCGCTCGTCTATAGAGCGCTGATCGGTGTTCTGGCCGTCATGCTCCTCTGGAATATCGTGGCGCTTCTGCTCGGCTCGTCGAGTTCCTTCCTCCACGGTTTGGGAATCTTCGGGCTGGTACTGGCAATTCTGATATCGATTTACCCAACCCTGACCGGTATCGGGGCATTGGCGCTAACCCGATTCGGACATCGTCCACACATCGGATCACAACCCAGTCGATATCACCCGGCTCCGCCGCCGGCGCCGCCGCCAATCCCGGAACCGCCGCCAACCTCCGACCGGAACGGCGAATCGAATAGTGAAACCTCATCGGAGCAAAATCGTATCTATAGTCAGAAAAAGGCAACGAACAACAAGGAGCGAGACAATGACTAA
- a CDS encoding PDZ domain-containing protein has translation MNNGVGMRAKGIFAVLVFLLAGCAVSAAVAQDLNFEQLEQRIPRYTVIIDMSIEVSFGIHSAEQKGQYLGTVVTKDGLVIFDGTDLLGDNGMAAFTGISVKAEPTSVELVTLSGQRIEAEYIGTDQYTRIGFIKPVSTEGWDFEPVQFKDNPKFAVGDWLGLYMILPDFIDPPIAADVGMISALVKAPESFALTVGFSQVEMASVLYDEKLNAVGILGLLVDPSDTAPDGGIAESMSQYAMPLLGVLTGDRLTKLINDPPRKGEVSSGWLGIRLQALTDDMADFWGIDGKGGIIVNEVVKDSPAEEAGLEVGDIIVELNGQPIEVNREENTRLFRRAISELGPGTALEFTLLRPNGAGLDTLQMAVTLAEAPLGATDAPEYESDALEFKVRDLVFDDYMFFNQNPETLKGVFISELRQGGIAEVGGLHYGDVIQRIDSHDIYSVDDMAEAMEAVEANKPPEIIFFIWRDNRTMFVNIKTDW, from the coding sequence ATGAATAATGGTGTGGGCATGAGAGCAAAAGGGATTTTCGCAGTTCTGGTTTTCTTACTGGCGGGTTGTGCGGTTTCTGCGGCTGTGGCTCAGGATCTCAATTTTGAGCAGTTGGAACAGCGTATACCACGCTATACGGTTATTATCGATATGTCGATCGAGGTTTCGTTCGGGATTCACTCCGCCGAACAAAAAGGTCAATACCTGGGCACGGTGGTGACCAAAGATGGTCTGGTGATCTTCGACGGAACCGATCTGCTGGGTGATAATGGAATGGCCGCATTCACCGGGATAAGTGTAAAGGCCGAACCTACCAGCGTGGAGTTGGTAACACTATCCGGCCAGCGTATTGAGGCGGAGTATATCGGGACCGACCAATACACCCGGATTGGTTTTATAAAACCGGTCAGCACAGAAGGCTGGGATTTCGAACCGGTTCAGTTCAAAGATAACCCGAAATTCGCTGTCGGCGACTGGCTGGGGCTTTATATGATTCTTCCGGACTTCATTGATCCGCCTATCGCTGCCGATGTCGGAATGATCTCGGCGTTGGTAAAAGCCCCGGAATCATTCGCTCTGACGGTCGGGTTCAGTCAGGTGGAAATGGCTTCGGTCCTGTACGATGAGAAGTTAAATGCGGTCGGCATTCTGGGATTGCTCGTCGATCCCTCGGACACCGCACCGGATGGAGGCATTGCCGAATCCATGAGTCAATACGCCATGCCGTTACTGGGCGTTCTCACCGGTGACCGTCTGACTAAACTGATCAATGATCCGCCCCGTAAAGGCGAAGTCAGTAGCGGCTGGTTGGGCATCAGGCTTCAGGCCTTAACCGACGACATGGCGGACTTCTGGGGCATTGACGGCAAAGGCGGGATAATCGTCAATGAAGTGGTCAAAGACTCCCCCGCTGAAGAGGCCGGACTCGAAGTCGGTGATATTATCGTCGAACTGAACGGTCAGCCGATAGAGGTCAATCGCGAAGAAAATACCCGATTGTTCCGTCGCGCTATTTCCGAATTGGGACCGGGCACCGCGCTGGAGTTTACCCTACTACGGCCCAACGGCGCCGGTTTGGATACGTTACAAATGGCCGTAACCCTAGCCGAAGCCCCCCTCGGAGCAACCGATGCTCCGGAGTATGAAAGCGATGCGCTGGAATTCAAAGTACGCGATCTGGTTTTCGATGATTACATGTTCTTCAATCAGAATCCGGAAACACTGAAGGGGGTCTTTATCTCGGAACTGCGTCAGGGTGGTATCGCAGAAGTAGGCGGGCTTCATTACGGGGATGTCATTCAGCGTATCGACAGCCATGACATTTACTCAGTCGACGATATGGCTGAGGCGATGGAAGCTGTCGAAGCCAATAAACCTCCCGAAATTATTTTCTTTATCTGGCGCGATAACCGTACCATGTTCGTAAACATTAAAACCGATTGGTAA
- a CDS encoding protein kinase — translation MTVAVQEKKQVKIGEYLLTGKIGQGGIAEIYRAHQESLDRDVAIKILNSKLSKDPDIVRRFQRESLVVAKLNHPNIVHIIDKGQAGDRYFFVMEYVNGTSLKEVIESDRVSRSTKLEMIVQVCKALDYAHKNGVIHRDIKPANVLIDRQGNAQVADFGIAQIVGAADTEVTATDVVMGTLAYMSPEQKVSSTNVDHTTDIYATGIMLYEVLIGKKPLGHFKLPSEADATIDKRFDEIVQRCLASEPKDRYQSAVELKDAILDAMGTEQNQTKKEDFSVTGSDSFLGKCRYLDTIKETRFSSTILVENKLNKKLYVIKKHAKGTAGRKEATLLKKLRHKNIIDIIGAGGDNKSTVIIAEYAQGGSLADRMVRPHEWEKACETILQVAAGLDHAHKNNIVHGNLRPSNILFRANDEVAISDFGMPIHYDNARKRNWYSPPERKNSRQGDIYGLGVIFHQLLTNRNPSYDKSNNLVVNDLKGHIPTDIIEMLKRLLAIRVALRYHSCEEFLYDWDQFEQHRKDKLARQFEPTPEPESEVKSGIPIWVYPVVGVGLVGLVLAVLYFTGFFQ, via the coding sequence ATGACTGTAGCAGTTCAGGAAAAAAAGCAGGTTAAAATCGGCGAATACCTGCTGACCGGTAAAATCGGCCAGGGTGGTATCGCTGAGATATACCGCGCTCACCAGGAGTCCCTTGACCGCGATGTGGCGATCAAGATCCTTAACTCCAAACTTTCCAAAGATCCGGATATCGTTCGTCGTTTTCAGCGGGAATCGCTGGTGGTGGCCAAGCTCAATCATCCCAACATCGTGCATATCATCGACAAAGGCCAGGCCGGAGACCGCTATTTCTTCGTCATGGAGTATGTCAACGGCACCTCCCTTAAAGAGGTGATTGAGAGCGACCGGGTTTCCCGTTCGACCAAGCTCGAGATGATTGTCCAGGTCTGCAAAGCGTTGGATTATGCCCACAAGAACGGGGTGATTCATCGGGATATCAAACCCGCCAATGTCCTGATCGACCGTCAGGGAAACGCACAGGTAGCTGATTTCGGAATTGCCCAGATCGTCGGCGCTGCCGATACCGAGGTCACCGCCACCGATGTCGTCATGGGTACCCTGGCCTATATGTCGCCGGAGCAGAAGGTCAGTTCCACCAACGTCGACCATACCACCGATATTTATGCTACCGGCATCATGCTGTATGAGGTACTGATCGGCAAGAAGCCGCTCGGGCATTTCAAATTGCCGTCGGAGGCCGACGCGACTATCGACAAACGTTTCGATGAGATCGTGCAGCGATGTCTCGCGTCCGAGCCGAAAGATCGTTACCAGTCGGCTGTGGAGCTAAAAGACGCTATCCTGGACGCCATGGGCACCGAGCAAAATCAGACCAAGAAAGAAGATTTCAGCGTTACCGGCTCGGACAGTTTCCTGGGTAAATGTCGCTATCTCGACACGATCAAGGAAACCAGGTTCAGTTCGACCATTCTGGTCGAAAACAAGTTGAACAAGAAGCTATACGTGATCAAGAAACACGCCAAGGGAACGGCTGGTCGCAAAGAAGCCACCCTGCTGAAGAAACTTCGTCACAAGAACATCATCGATATCATCGGCGCCGGCGGCGACAACAAATCGACCGTTATTATCGCCGAGTATGCCCAGGGCGGTTCCCTGGCCGACCGGATGGTACGCCCACATGAATGGGAAAAAGCCTGTGAGACGATCCTGCAGGTAGCGGCCGGCCTCGATCATGCTCATAAAAACAATATCGTTCACGGCAACCTGAGACCGTCGAATATCCTTTTCCGCGCCAACGACGAGGTAGCGATTTCCGACTTCGGGATGCCGATACATTACGACAACGCCCGCAAACGGAACTGGTATTCACCGCCGGAACGCAAGAACTCCCGTCAGGGAGATATTTACGGATTGGGAGTTATCTTTCATCAACTTCTGACCAATCGCAATCCATCTTACGATAAGTCCAATAACCTGGTGGTCAACGACCTCAAGGGGCATATCCCCACCGATATAATCGAAATGCTCAAGCGATTGCTGGCAATTCGCGTGGCTCTTCGCTATCACAGTTGTGAAGAATTCCTTTACGACTGGGATCAGTTCGAACAACACCGCAAGGACAAACTGGCGCGTCAGTTCGAACCGACGCCGGAGCCCGAGTCGGAGGTCAAGTCGGGTATCCCGATCTGGGTTTACCCGGTCGTTGGCGTGGGATTGGTTGGTCTGGTGCTCGCAGTCCTGTATTTCACCGGTTTCTTCCAATA